One Thermococcus sp. genomic window, TGTCATCGACGCCGGTAACGGCGCCGGGTCGATTCTCAGCCCCTACCTTCAGCGCGAACTTGGAAACATCGTCATCTCCCTCAACTCTCATCCTACGGGCTTCTTCGTACGGGAACTGGAACCGAACGCGAGGAGTCTGTCTGCGCTGGCGAAAACCGTTAGGGCAATGAAGGCCGACGTCGGCATAGCCCATGACGGCGACGCCGACAGGATTGGTGTCGTCGATGATACCGGCAACTTCGTGGAATACGAGGTCATGCTCTCGCTCATAGCCGGCTACATGTTGAGGAAGTTCGGTAGGGGCAAGATAGTTACCACCGTCGATGCCGGCTTCGCCCTGGATGACTACGTCAGGTCGCTCGGCGGTGGGGTCATCAGAACGCGTGTTGGCGATGTTGCCGTCGCGGACGAGCTGGCCAAGCACGGCGGGGTATTCGGAGGCGAGCCGAGCGGAACCTGGATAATGCCCCAGTGGAACCTCACCCCCGACGGCATCTTTGCCGGTGCTCTCGTACTTGAGATGATCGACGAACTAGGCCCGCTGAGCGAGCTGGCAAAGGAGGTTCCGCGCTACGTAACCCTTCGCGCCAAGATACCCTGCCCCAACGAGAAGAAAGCTAAAGCAATGGAGATCATAGCGAGGGAGGCACTTCAGAGCTTCGACTACGAGAGGCTCATAGACATAGACGGCGTCAGGATTGAGAACGATGACTGGTGGATTCTGTTTAGACCGAGCGGGACGGAGCCGATAATGCGCATAACCCTTGAGGCACATACGGAGGAGAAGGCTAAGAAGCTGATGGAGACGGCGGAGGGGCTGGTGAGGGGAGCAATAAAGAGGGCCTAACCGACGAAGTGAGTTTGTTTTAACCTTCTTGCAATCTATTTCTTGAACCGAAATATATATATATACCCCTTAAAGTTCTAATAA contains:
- the glmM gene encoding phosphoglucosamine mutase, with the protein product MGKYFGTSGIREVVSEKLTPEIALNVGRALGTYLETGTVVVGMDTRTSSELLKNAVVSGLLSAGIGVIDIGLAPTPLTGFAIKLYGADAGVMVTASHNPPQYNGIKVWQANGMAYTPEMENELEEILESGNFRRAPWNEIGRLKKADPRGEYIKQALRIVQLDDSYNVVIDAGNGAGSILSPYLQRELGNIVISLNSHPTGFFVRELEPNARSLSALAKTVRAMKADVGIAHDGDADRIGVVDDTGNFVEYEVMLSLIAGYMLRKFGRGKIVTTVDAGFALDDYVRSLGGGVIRTRVGDVAVADELAKHGGVFGGEPSGTWIMPQWNLTPDGIFAGALVLEMIDELGPLSELAKEVPRYVTLRAKIPCPNEKKAKAMEIIAREALQSFDYERLIDIDGVRIENDDWWILFRPSGTEPIMRITLEAHTEEKAKKLMETAEGLVRGAIKRA